The proteins below are encoded in one region of Nakamurella flava:
- a CDS encoding DEAD/DEAH box helicase, whose protein sequence is MTSDATLSPDTISESIPSLDDAPAAVESDGATDLTSEPAADVDADATDGSDALDRSDESDQSDDDELLSPQLRFTDLDLPEPLLRAVVDLEFVTPSPIQAAAIPALLAGRDITGVAQTGTGKTAAFGLPLLAAIQPRQRQVQALVLTPTRELAMQVAEALTTFAKHLPSVDVVAVYGGAPFPPQRDALRKGAQIVVGTPGRVIDHLERHTLDLSGLVYLVLDEADEMLRMGFAEDVDRILSDAPSDRQTALFSATMPPAIRSIAASHLTNPVDIAVARQSSTVENVTQTYAVVPFRQKVDVLARILQMNEGTAAAAAGADGEDQKPATIVFVRTKQACDEVGTELVARGVTAAALNGDVPQKERERIIERLRDGRLDVLVATDVAARGLDVERIDLVVNFDAPLEPESYVHRIGRTGRAGRTGQALTFFTPREVGRLRAIERATRQKITQVTPPTAAEVASHRLGSMLRRAVERSDAGLLSNTRRTVADFLATGQATAEELAVALLALSIGDEGRPMAEPEVEHTFDERTRSDRPTRGDRPGGRGDRSVSDRGSAERGGRRREGPIGPRYRLAVGHRDGVRPAGIVGALTGESDLRGSDLGKIDIYDTFSLVEINEPLSDAALSRLGAAKVSGRALRIQPDTGGSRRTGGAAHAPGQHGPRTPRRFGKERRGERRD, encoded by the coding sequence ATGACCTCTGACGCGACCCTGTCCCCCGACACCATCTCTGAATCGATTCCGTCGCTCGACGACGCCCCTGCGGCCGTCGAGTCCGACGGCGCCACCGACCTGACCTCCGAGCCGGCCGCCGACGTCGACGCGGACGCGACCGACGGGTCCGACGCTCTCGACCGCTCCGACGAGTCGGACCAGTCCGACGACGACGAGCTGCTCTCCCCACAGCTCCGGTTCACCGACCTCGACCTGCCCGAGCCGCTGCTGCGCGCCGTCGTCGACCTCGAGTTCGTCACCCCCTCCCCGATCCAGGCCGCGGCCATCCCGGCCCTGCTGGCCGGACGCGACATCACCGGCGTCGCCCAGACCGGCACCGGCAAGACCGCGGCCTTCGGCCTGCCCCTGCTGGCCGCCATCCAGCCCCGCCAGCGCCAGGTGCAGGCCCTCGTGCTGACCCCGACGCGCGAGCTGGCCATGCAGGTCGCCGAGGCCCTGACCACCTTCGCCAAGCACCTGCCCAGCGTCGACGTCGTCGCCGTCTACGGCGGGGCCCCGTTCCCGCCCCAGCGGGACGCGCTGCGCAAGGGCGCCCAGATCGTCGTCGGCACCCCGGGGCGGGTCATCGACCACCTCGAGCGCCACACCCTCGACCTCTCCGGCCTGGTCTACCTCGTACTCGACGAGGCCGACGAGATGCTGCGGATGGGCTTCGCCGAGGACGTCGACCGCATCCTGTCCGACGCCCCGTCCGACCGGCAGACGGCCCTGTTCTCGGCCACCATGCCGCCGGCCATCCGGTCGATCGCCGCCTCGCACCTGACCAACCCCGTCGACATCGCCGTGGCCCGGCAGTCCTCGACCGTCGAGAACGTCACCCAGACCTACGCGGTCGTGCCGTTCCGGCAGAAGGTCGACGTGCTGGCCCGCATCCTGCAGATGAACGAGGGCACCGCTGCCGCCGCCGCGGGCGCCGACGGTGAGGACCAGAAGCCGGCCACCATCGTCTTCGTCCGCACCAAGCAGGCCTGCGACGAGGTCGGCACCGAACTGGTCGCCCGCGGCGTCACCGCCGCCGCCCTCAACGGCGACGTGCCGCAGAAGGAACGCGAGCGCATCATCGAGCGCCTCCGCGACGGGCGTCTGGACGTCCTGGTCGCCACCGACGTCGCCGCCCGCGGTCTGGACGTCGAGCGCATCGACCTGGTCGTCAACTTCGACGCCCCGCTCGAGCCCGAGTCCTACGTCCACCGCATCGGCCGCACCGGCCGGGCCGGTCGGACCGGACAGGCCCTGACGTTCTTCACCCCCCGCGAGGTCGGCCGGCTGCGCGCCATCGAGCGGGCCACCCGGCAGAAGATCACCCAGGTCACCCCGCCCACCGCGGCCGAGGTCGCCTCGCACCGGCTCGGGTCGATGCTGCGGCGCGCCGTCGAACGGTCGGACGCCGGCCTGCTGAGCAACACGCGGCGCACCGTCGCCGACTTCCTCGCCACCGGGCAGGCCACCGCCGAGGAACTGGCCGTGGCCCTGCTGGCCCTGTCGATCGGTGACGAGGGCCGGCCGATGGCAGAGCCCGAGGTCGAGCACACCTTCGACGAGCGCACCCGCAGCGACCGACCGACGCGGGGCGACCGACCCGGTGGTCGCGGGGACCGCAGCGTCTCCGATCGCGGTTCCGCCGAACGCGGCGGACGCCGTCGCGAGGGCCCCATCGGCCCCCGCTACCGGCTGGCCGTCGGACACCGCGACGGAGTGCGCCCGGCCGGCATCGTCGGCGCGTTGACCGGCGAAAGCGACCTGCGCGGCTCCGATCTCGGCAAGATCGACATCTATGACACGTTCTCGCTCGTCGAGATCAACGAGCCGCTGTCGGACGCCGCACTCAGCCGCCTGGGGGCGGCCAAGGTGTCGGGCCGGGCGCTGCGCATCCAGCCCGACACCGGGGGCAGCCGCCGGACGGGTGGGGCCGCCCACGCGCCCGGCCAGCACGGCCCCCGCACCCCGCGACGGTTCGGCAAGGAGCGTCGCGGCGAGCGTCGCGACTGA
- a CDS encoding SRPBCC family protein, whose translation MTTLTLTARGTAPVDVAWERYARPDRWPGWSPQIRRVDATAGRIAPGVTGTVRAVGGVSVDFEVLAVDEAARTWTWRVRLGPLTLHLEHAVRPDASRAADGSATELRIDGPWPVVVGYAPVARLALGRLVSR comes from the coding sequence ATGACGACTCTCACGCTGACGGCCCGCGGCACCGCTCCGGTGGACGTCGCCTGGGAGCGGTACGCCCGCCCCGACCGCTGGCCGGGCTGGTCGCCGCAGATCCGGCGGGTCGACGCGACCGCCGGGCGCATCGCACCCGGGGTGACCGGGACGGTGCGGGCCGTCGGAGGGGTGTCCGTCGACTTCGAGGTGCTCGCCGTCGACGAGGCGGCCCGCACCTGGACGTGGCGGGTGCGGCTCGGCCCGCTGACGCTGCATCTGGAGCACGCGGTCCGACCGGATGCGTCCCGGGCCGCCGACGGGTCCGCGACCGAACTGCGCATCGACGGTCCGTGGCCGGTGGTCGTGGGGTACGCGCCGGTGGCCCGGCTGGCGCTGGGCCGGCTGGTCAGTCGGTGA
- a CDS encoding TMEM175 family protein, giving the protein MARSYDREALEFARAITFFDAIFAFAVTLLITTVDDFTPEAWSSLSALREANGASLLAFTISFLVVVSFWRANHRMLASFRALDNRLITVNVAFMFGIVLLPFVTEALGRQGTQPLAVAAYAVVLSYLGVMQAAVWQTAARHGLLRHPPTTAQQRRHLLGSIPVPLVFLVSIPLGYRFGANVAQWSWLGLFVAGPLVEAIGDRVWGPASRLGDSDDLLDGEDVTD; this is encoded by the coding sequence GTGGCTCGTTCCTACGACCGTGAGGCGCTGGAGTTCGCCCGGGCGATCACCTTCTTCGACGCGATCTTCGCGTTCGCCGTCACGCTGCTGATCACGACGGTCGACGACTTCACCCCGGAGGCCTGGTCGAGCCTGTCGGCGCTGCGGGAGGCCAACGGGGCGTCGCTGCTGGCCTTCACCATCAGTTTCCTGGTGGTGGTGTCGTTCTGGCGGGCCAACCACCGGATGCTGGCCAGCTTCCGGGCGCTCGACAACCGGCTGATCACCGTCAACGTCGCCTTCATGTTCGGCATCGTGCTGCTGCCGTTCGTCACCGAGGCGCTGGGCCGGCAGGGCACCCAGCCCCTCGCGGTCGCGGCCTACGCGGTGGTGCTGAGCTATCTGGGAGTCATGCAGGCCGCCGTCTGGCAGACGGCCGCCCGTCACGGCCTGCTCCGACACCCGCCGACGACGGCGCAGCAGCGCCGTCACCTCCTCGGTTCCATCCCGGTGCCGCTGGTGTTCCTGGTGTCGATCCCACTGGGCTACCGGTTCGGGGCGAACGTGGCCCAGTGGAGTTGGTTGGGGCTGTTCGTGGCCGGCCCGCTGGTCGAGGCGATCGGGGACCGCGTGTGGGGTCCGGCGTCCCGGCTGGGCGACAGCGACGACCTGCTCGACGGCGAGGACGTCACCGACTGA
- a CDS encoding DUF2126 domain-containing protein, with amino-acid sequence MGIKVALEHRTTYSFDRLVTIHPHVVRLRPAPHTRTAIESYSLTIEPADHFINWQQDPFGNYLARIVFPERARELSITVGVVADLQVVNPFDFFIEEYAETYPFAYPAELADDLEPYLRPVDETEAGSGPGPRVRQWLADFPITPGTPIVDFLVQLNLAVQGDVGYSVRMEPGVQTPDHTLTTAIGSCRDSAWLLVSLLRQLGLAARFVSGYLVQLTADQASLDGPSGPAADFTDLHAWAEVFVPGAGWIGMDPTSGLFAGEGHIPLSATPHPSTAAAIDGSTSPCVATLDFANIVRRVHEDPRVTLPYTPEQWTAIDAVGRSVDERLTAGDVRLTMGGEPTFVSIDDYVAPEWTVAADGPFKRRRAGELAERLRQVYAPTGLVHRGQGKWYPGEPLPRWQIALHWRTDGQPLWSAPELLADPWAVAPGTPGVPLTKKDRERPAPPGPLAALDETERADLTRRFVTAVAGRFGLPDSQVRPVFEDPVAALVARLRAPAGDPPTADLVPDADGPDARAALVARLDRPVTVPAAHLLPLHADPVDADDERVKGVDWGSADWQLRRGRIVLLPGDSPAGLRLPLDAISWEPADPPADADPYAARGDLPAAAQGGVRAVVTSADKAPTTALVVEVRDGWLQVFLPPLTDLDRFVELIDAVENAARTVDVAVVLEGYGPPGDPRLQTLTVTPDPGVIEVNVQPTGSWAEQVELTTVLFEQARLSRLGTETFAIDGSHRGTGGGNHITLGGRTPEESPLLRRPDLLVSLLTHWQRHPSLSYLFSGQFIGPTSQAPRADEGRAETLYELEIAFGEIRRQLREDGTVAPWVVDRALRHLLTDVTGNTHRAEFCIDKLYSPDSSRGRLGLLELRGFEMPPHAQMSLVQALLVRSLVARFWSDPLSDPLIPHGDDLHGRFLLPHYVHADIVEVIEDLRAHGIAFATSWVDPFLEFRFPRLGTVTIGEMELELRWAIEPWHVLGEEATAGGTARYVDSSVERLQVTLDGADRDRHVLLCNGFPVPLRTTGIPGRQVAGIRYRAWQPPSSLHPTIPPDAPLRFDLVDLAAGDAAVSLGGATYHVAHPGGRSYEAPPVNAMEAEARRNRRFDAAGHRSGAIDMGVLRERMARQAMDRSAPGLLDLRRARTLDGPQGGGRPGAGTGSRDAVVGKAPRG; translated from the coding sequence GTGGGGATCAAGGTCGCCCTGGAACACCGGACCACGTATTCGTTCGACCGGCTGGTCACCATCCATCCGCACGTGGTCCGGCTGCGGCCGGCCCCGCACACCCGGACGGCGATCGAGTCGTACTCGTTGACCATCGAACCGGCCGACCACTTCATCAACTGGCAGCAGGACCCGTTCGGCAACTACCTGGCCCGCATCGTCTTCCCGGAGCGGGCCCGGGAGCTGTCCATCACCGTCGGTGTGGTCGCCGACCTGCAGGTGGTCAACCCGTTCGACTTCTTCATCGAGGAGTACGCCGAGACCTACCCGTTCGCCTACCCGGCCGAGCTGGCCGACGACCTGGAGCCGTACCTGCGGCCGGTGGACGAGACGGAAGCCGGGTCGGGGCCGGGGCCGCGGGTCCGCCAGTGGCTGGCCGACTTCCCGATCACCCCGGGGACGCCCATCGTCGACTTCCTGGTGCAGCTGAACCTGGCCGTCCAGGGCGACGTCGGGTACTCGGTCCGGATGGAACCCGGCGTCCAGACGCCGGACCACACCCTGACCACCGCCATCGGGTCCTGCCGGGACTCGGCCTGGTTGCTGGTGTCCCTGCTCCGGCAGCTGGGTCTGGCCGCCCGGTTCGTGTCGGGCTACCTGGTCCAGCTGACCGCCGACCAGGCGTCACTGGACGGCCCGTCAGGGCCGGCGGCCGATTTCACCGACCTGCACGCCTGGGCCGAGGTGTTCGTGCCCGGGGCCGGTTGGATCGGCATGGACCCGACGTCCGGGTTGTTCGCCGGGGAGGGGCACATCCCGCTGTCGGCCACGCCGCACCCCAGCACGGCGGCGGCGATCGACGGCTCGACCAGCCCCTGTGTGGCCACCCTGGACTTCGCCAACATCGTCCGCCGGGTCCACGAGGACCCACGGGTCACGCTGCCGTACACGCCCGAACAGTGGACCGCCATCGACGCGGTCGGCCGGTCGGTCGACGAGCGACTGACCGCGGGGGACGTCCGGCTGACGATGGGCGGTGAGCCGACCTTCGTCTCCATCGACGACTACGTGGCCCCGGAGTGGACGGTCGCGGCCGACGGCCCGTTCAAGCGGCGCCGGGCCGGTGAGCTGGCCGAGCGGCTGCGGCAGGTCTACGCCCCGACCGGTCTGGTGCACCGCGGCCAGGGCAAGTGGTACCCGGGAGAACCGTTGCCGCGCTGGCAGATCGCGCTGCACTGGCGGACCGACGGGCAGCCGCTCTGGTCGGCGCCCGAGCTGCTGGCCGACCCGTGGGCGGTGGCTCCGGGAACGCCGGGGGTGCCGCTGACGAAGAAGGACCGCGAACGTCCGGCGCCGCCCGGCCCGCTCGCCGCGCTCGACGAGACGGAGCGGGCCGACCTGACCCGCCGGTTCGTCACTGCCGTGGCCGGCCGGTTCGGTCTGCCCGACAGTCAGGTGCGACCGGTCTTCGAGGACCCGGTGGCCGCCCTGGTCGCCAGGCTGCGGGCACCGGCGGGCGATCCGCCGACCGCCGATCTGGTGCCCGACGCCGACGGTCCCGACGCCCGGGCCGCGCTGGTGGCCCGACTGGATCGGCCCGTCACCGTGCCGGCCGCCCATCTGCTGCCGTTGCACGCCGACCCGGTCGACGCCGACGACGAGCGGGTCAAGGGCGTCGACTGGGGCAGCGCCGACTGGCAGCTGCGCCGCGGCCGGATCGTGCTGCTGCCCGGGGACTCCCCGGCCGGCCTCCGGTTGCCGCTGGACGCCATCTCCTGGGAGCCGGCCGACCCACCGGCCGACGCCGACCCCTACGCCGCCCGCGGCGACCTGCCCGCCGCGGCTCAGGGCGGGGTGCGGGCGGTGGTCACCAGCGCCGACAAGGCGCCCACCACTGCACTGGTGGTGGAGGTCCGGGACGGCTGGCTGCAGGTCTTCCTTCCCCCGCTGACCGACCTGGACCGCTTCGTGGAACTGATCGACGCGGTCGAGAATGCCGCCCGCACGGTCGATGTCGCGGTCGTCCTGGAGGGTTACGGGCCGCCCGGCGACCCGCGGTTGCAGACGCTGACGGTCACCCCCGACCCCGGCGTGATCGAGGTCAACGTGCAGCCCACCGGCTCCTGGGCCGAGCAGGTGGAGCTCACCACCGTGCTGTTCGAACAGGCCCGCCTGAGCCGGCTGGGCACCGAGACGTTCGCGATCGACGGCAGCCACCGGGGGACCGGCGGCGGCAACCACATCACGCTCGGTGGCCGGACCCCGGAGGAGTCGCCGCTGCTGCGTCGACCGGACCTGCTGGTCTCCCTGCTCACCCACTGGCAGCGGCACCCGTCGCTGTCGTACCTGTTCTCCGGTCAGTTCATCGGTCCGACGTCCCAGGCGCCGCGGGCCGACGAGGGGCGCGCGGAGACGCTGTACGAGCTGGAGATCGCGTTCGGCGAGATCCGCCGCCAGCTGCGGGAGGACGGCACGGTGGCCCCGTGGGTGGTCGACCGGGCGCTGCGGCACCTGTTGACCGACGTCACCGGTAACACCCACCGGGCCGAGTTCTGCATCGACAAGCTCTACAGCCCGGACTCCTCGCGTGGTCGGCTCGGCCTGCTGGAACTGCGCGGTTTCGAGATGCCGCCGCACGCCCAGATGTCACTGGTCCAGGCCCTGCTGGTCCGGTCCCTGGTCGCCCGGTTCTGGTCCGATCCCCTCAGTGATCCGCTCATCCCGCACGGCGACGACCTGCACGGCCGCTTCCTGCTGCCGCACTACGTGCACGCCGACATCGTCGAGGTGATCGAGGACCTCCGCGCCCACGGCATCGCGTTCGCCACCAGTTGGGTGGACCCTTTCCTGGAGTTCCGTTTCCCCCGCCTGGGAACTGTCACCATCGGCGAGATGGAGCTGGAACTGCGCTGGGCGATCGAGCCCTGGCATGTGCTGGGTGAGGAGGCGACAGCCGGTGGTACCGCCCGGTACGTCGACTCGTCCGTCGAGCGGCTCCAGGTCACCCTGGACGGCGCCGATCGCGACCGACACGTGTTGCTGTGCAACGGCTTCCCCGTGCCGCTGCGAACCACGGGCATCCCCGGGCGGCAGGTCGCGGGAATCCGCTACCGGGCGTGGCAACCGCCCAGTTCGCTGCACCCGACCATCCCGCCGGACGCCCCACTGCGGTTCGATCTGGTCGATTTGGCCGCCGGTGACGCGGCGGTCAGCCTGGGCGGCGCGACGTACCACGTGGCCCACCCGGGCGGCCGGTCCTACGAGGCCCCACCGGTGAACGCGATGGAGGCCGAGGCGCGGCGGAACCGACGCTTCGACGCAGCGGGCCACCGGTCGGGGGCCATCGACATGGGTGTCCTGCGCGAGCGGATGGCCCGGCAGGCGATGGACCGCTCGGCACCCGGATTGCTGGATCTGCGGCGGGCCCGCACCCTCGACGGGCCGCAGGGCGGTGGCCGGCCGGGGGCCGGTACCGGGTCTCGCGACGCCGTCGTCGGGAAGGCACCGCGGGGGTGA
- a CDS encoding YdeI/OmpD-associated family protein, which yields MITDQGVAVPDDMATALQDDQEALAAFQALRPDDQRVYVDWIGKARPTERAERLGELAQHVRTYRRREAEEHGSPHPLQNV from the coding sequence ATGATCACCGACCAGGGAGTGGCTGTCCCCGACGACATGGCCACGGCACTGCAGGACGACCAGGAGGCGCTCGCGGCCTTCCAGGCCCTGCGCCCCGACGACCAGCGCGTCTACGTGGACTGGATCGGCAAGGCCCGACCGACCGAGCGCGCCGAACGGCTGGGGGAACTCGCCCAGCACGTGCGCACCTACCGCCGCCGGGAAGCCGAGGAACACGGATCCCCGCACCCGCTCCAGAACGTCTGA
- the aspS gene encoding aspartate--tRNA ligase, producing MLRDRTAGSLRAADAGTRVTLAGWVGRRRDHGGVQFIDLRDASGVVQVVFHDESVAAAAHALRNEYCIRVSGTVSVRPAGNENPELPTGEIEVEVDELTVLSEAATLPFQIEDSSSGAGTVGEETRLHYRYLDLRRPAPAAALRLRSAANRAARSVLDGHEFTEIETPTLTRSTPEGARDFLVPARLRPGSWYALPQSPQLFKQLLMVAGMERYYQIARCYRDEDFRADRQPEFTQLDVEMSFVEQDDVIALAEEILVALWKLVGHEISTPIPRITFREAMDAYGSDKPDLRVDTRLTELTEYFANTPFRVFQAPYVGAVVQRGGAATPRRGFDAWQEWAKQRGARGLAYVTVAQDGTLGGPVSKNISDAEREGLAAATGAQPGDAIFFAAGARRGAQELLGAARLEIARRDGLIDESAWSFVWVVDAPLFEPTGETGDVAVGGADSQWTAVHHAFTSPKPEHLDTFDTDPGSALAYAYDIVCNGNEIGGGSIRIHRADIQQRVFGVMGLSPEEAQEKFGFLLEAFSFGAPPHGGIAFGWDRIVMLLAGALSIREVIAFPKSGGGYDPLTGAPAPITVEQRREAGVDTRPAKPKPTDSPDGGPVSGDETRPS from the coding sequence GTGCTCCGTGATCGCACCGCCGGATCTCTGCGTGCCGCCGATGCCGGCACCCGTGTCACCCTCGCCGGGTGGGTCGGCCGGCGCCGGGACCACGGTGGCGTGCAGTTCATCGACCTGCGCGACGCCAGCGGTGTCGTGCAGGTGGTCTTCCACGACGAGTCGGTGGCCGCGGCGGCCCACGCCCTGCGCAACGAGTACTGCATCCGGGTCAGCGGCACGGTGAGCGTGCGGCCGGCCGGCAACGAGAACCCGGAGCTGCCGACCGGCGAGATCGAGGTCGAGGTCGACGAGCTGACGGTGCTGTCGGAGGCGGCCACACTGCCGTTCCAGATCGAGGACTCCTCGTCCGGAGCCGGAACGGTCGGCGAGGAGACCCGACTGCACTACCGCTACCTGGACCTGCGGCGCCCGGCGCCGGCGGCCGCGCTGCGCCTGCGGTCGGCAGCCAACCGGGCGGCCCGGTCGGTGCTGGACGGGCACGAGTTCACCGAGATCGAGACGCCGACCCTCACCCGCTCCACCCCGGAGGGGGCCCGCGACTTCCTGGTCCCGGCCCGGCTGCGGCCCGGGTCCTGGTACGCCCTGCCGCAGTCGCCCCAGCTGTTCAAGCAGTTGCTGATGGTGGCCGGGATGGAGCGGTACTACCAGATCGCCCGCTGCTACCGCGACGAGGACTTCCGGGCCGACCGTCAGCCGGAGTTCACCCAGCTCGACGTCGAGATGTCGTTCGTCGAGCAGGACGACGTCATCGCGCTGGCCGAGGAGATCCTGGTCGCCCTGTGGAAGCTGGTCGGCCACGAGATCAGCACGCCCATCCCGCGCATCACCTTCCGTGAGGCCATGGACGCCTACGGCTCCGACAAGCCCGACCTGCGGGTCGACACCCGGCTGACCGAGCTCACCGAGTACTTCGCGAACACCCCGTTCCGGGTGTTCCAGGCGCCGTACGTGGGCGCGGTCGTGCAGCGCGGCGGGGCGGCCACCCCGCGGCGCGGGTTCGACGCCTGGCAGGAGTGGGCCAAGCAACGCGGGGCGCGCGGCCTGGCCTACGTCACCGTCGCCCAGGACGGGACGCTCGGCGGTCCGGTGTCCAAGAACATCTCCGATGCCGAACGGGAGGGTCTGGCCGCGGCCACCGGAGCCCAGCCGGGCGACGCGATCTTCTTCGCCGCCGGCGCCCGTCGCGGCGCCCAGGAACTGCTCGGCGCGGCACGCCTGGAGATCGCCCGCCGCGACGGGTTGATCGACGAGTCGGCGTGGTCGTTCGTCTGGGTGGTGGACGCCCCGCTGTTCGAGCCCACCGGCGAGACCGGCGACGTCGCGGTCGGCGGCGCGGACAGCCAGTGGACCGCGGTGCACCACGCGTTCACCTCGCCCAAGCCCGAGCACCTGGACACCTTCGACACCGATCCGGGGTCGGCGCTGGCCTACGCCTACGACATCGTCTGCAACGGCAACGAGATCGGTGGCGGGTCCATCCGTATCCACCGGGCCGACATCCAGCAGCGGGTCTTCGGCGTCATGGGCCTGAGCCCGGAAGAGGCGCAGGAGAAGTTCGGCTTCCTGCTGGAGGCGTTCTCCTTCGGCGCCCCGCCGCACGGCGGCATCGCCTTCGGCTGGGACCGCATCGTCATGCTGCTGGCCGGGGCGTTGTCGATCCGCGAGGTCATCGCGTTCCCGAAGTCCGGTGGCGGTTACGACCCGCTGACCGGCGCCCCGGCGCCGATCACCGTCGAGCAGCGCCGGGAGGCCGGGGTGGACACCCGGCCGGCGAAGCCCAAGCCCACCGACAGCCCGGACGGCGGGCCAGTTTCCGGGGACGAAACACGTCCTTCGTAG
- a CDS encoding class F sortase has translation MSLALGVALMTGVQLAEARTVTGSGDFSATAPAPRTPASGPAAPGAASPDASTSTAPTSSADAAPTSPSSAVPTPAAAIPAAPTSDSSSAAPSTQDPAPAPAPTTPSPTAAAPVPAGIPVGFALPRLDVQAPIDPVGQVDGELEVPEDIRRLGWWTGSAAAGGSAGTTVLDGHIDSPQGRGVFFHLQEVEPDDEVVLTVAGGATVTYKVTERRSYHKADGLPAEVFASTDQPKLVLITCGGRYDFAQASYDDNIVVIAVPA, from the coding sequence ATGTCCCTGGCCCTGGGGGTCGCCCTGATGACCGGCGTCCAGCTGGCCGAGGCGCGCACCGTCACCGGCTCCGGGGATTTCTCGGCGACCGCCCCCGCCCCCCGGACACCCGCTTCCGGCCCGGCTGCACCTGGGGCCGCCAGTCCCGACGCCTCGACGTCGACCGCGCCGACCTCGTCGGCCGATGCGGCGCCGACGTCGCCGTCGTCAGCGGTACCCACGCCGGCCGCGGCCATCCCGGCAGCCCCGACCAGCGACAGCAGCTCGGCCGCCCCCAGCACCCAGGACCCGGCGCCGGCGCCGGCCCCGACCACGCCATCCCCGACCGCGGCGGCTCCTGTTCCGGCCGGCATCCCGGTCGGGTTCGCCCTCCCGCGGCTCGACGTGCAGGCGCCGATCGACCCGGTCGGGCAGGTGGACGGTGAGCTCGAGGTCCCAGAGGACATCCGCCGCCTCGGCTGGTGGACCGGAAGCGCGGCCGCCGGCGGCTCGGCCGGCACCACCGTGCTCGACGGTCACATCGACTCCCCCCAGGGGCGCGGCGTCTTCTTCCACCTGCAGGAGGTCGAACCCGACGACGAGGTGGTGCTCACCGTCGCCGGAGGCGCCACCGTCACCTACAAGGTCACCGAGCGCCGGTCGTACCACAAGGCCGATGGGCTGCCGGCCGAGGTGTTCGCGTCGACGGATCAGCCGAAGCTGGTTCTCATCACCTGCGGCGGCCGCTACGACTTCGCCCAGGCCAGCTACGACGACAACATCGTGGTGATCGCCGTCCCGGCCTGA
- a CDS encoding Rv2578c family radical SAM protein → MRWEGRSLTVEDPSALPGLGRLAGLVRTVRTPEFAGVTFHEVHAKSALNRVPGGSPMPFAWTVNPYRGCTHACVYCFARQTHAYLEFDAGRDFDNQIVVKTNIGDVLRRELARPGWKREHVAMGTNTDPYQRAEGRYALMPGVVRALADSGTPFSILTKGTVLSRDLPVLATAHRSVPVGIGVSLALVDPELQATLEPGTPSPRARLDLVRRIRDAGLPCGVFVAPVLPHLTDTPEQIDALVAQLADAGATGVSGIGLHLRPGAREWFFAWLGRHHPDLVPEYERLYARGATLPAEYRRTLARRVADAARAHGVGSGAMLDAGNPVRGVPGQAEASFPVGSLPAGRNGPAPVEAEPLALF, encoded by the coding sequence ATGCGGTGGGAAGGTCGGTCGCTGACCGTCGAGGATCCATCGGCCCTGCCGGGTCTCGGCCGGCTGGCCGGTCTGGTGCGGACGGTGCGCACCCCCGAGTTCGCCGGGGTGACCTTCCACGAGGTGCACGCGAAGTCGGCGTTGAACCGGGTGCCCGGCGGATCGCCGATGCCGTTTGCCTGGACGGTGAACCCGTACCGGGGGTGCACCCATGCCTGCGTCTACTGCTTCGCCCGGCAGACCCACGCCTACCTCGAGTTCGACGCCGGCCGCGACTTTGACAACCAGATCGTCGTCAAAACCAACATCGGCGATGTGTTGCGGCGCGAGCTGGCCCGGCCGGGCTGGAAACGCGAGCACGTGGCGATGGGCACCAACACCGACCCGTACCAGCGGGCCGAGGGGCGGTACGCGCTGATGCCCGGGGTGGTGCGCGCCCTGGCCGACAGCGGCACGCCGTTCTCGATCCTCACCAAGGGCACCGTGCTGTCCCGGGACCTGCCGGTGCTGGCCACGGCGCACCGCTCGGTGCCGGTCGGCATCGGGGTGTCGCTGGCCCTCGTCGACCCCGAACTGCAGGCCACCCTGGAACCGGGTACGCCGAGTCCCCGGGCCCGGCTCGATCTCGTCCGCCGCATCCGGGACGCCGGCCTGCCGTGCGGCGTGTTCGTGGCCCCGGTCCTGCCCCACCTGACCGACACCCCTGAGCAGATCGACGCCCTGGTCGCCCAGTTGGCCGATGCCGGTGCCACCGGGGTGAGCGGTATCGGACTCCACTTGCGGCCGGGCGCCCGGGAGTGGTTCTTCGCCTGGCTGGGCCGCCACCACCCGGACCTCGTCCCCGAGTACGAACGGCTCTACGCCCGGGGCGCGACCCTGCCGGCCGAGTACCGCCGCACGCTGGCCCGGCGGGTCGCCGACGCCGCACGTGCCCACGGGGTCGGGTCCGGCGCGATGCTCGACGCCGGCAACCCCGTCCGTGGGGTACCGGGCCAGGCGGAGGCGTCGTTCCCCGTCGGCAGCCTGCCCGCCGGAAGGAACGGACCAGCACCGGTGGAGGCCGAGCCGCTGGCCCTGTTCTGA